The proteins below come from a single Streptococcus porcinus genomic window:
- a CDS encoding ATP-binding cassette domain-containing protein — MEIVIKNLEKEYGKIKVVDGVSCAMHKGIYGVLGRNGAGKTTLFRMITGLIKKTSGEILFIENGSYIKEKKIAELIGYLPQDFGMYPDFTVSDIMEEISILRNITKSNRKDEINLLLEKVNLLEYKNKKYKELSGGMKRRLGLAQAMLGNPKVLIVDEPTAGVDPKERIYIRKLLSEYAKENIVILSTHLVEDIEHICEELLIIEQGKLIYQGKIDDLLLKASNNLGIKEFCTLDEFQEYSCNNNVFTFRRECKKIIATVSKSNSDIKEFNVSLEDAYMWKISEGENQ, encoded by the coding sequence GTGGAGATTGTAATTAAAAACTTAGAAAAAGAATACGGCAAAATTAAGGTTGTTGATGGTGTTAGTTGTGCTATGCATAAAGGAATATATGGGGTATTAGGTAGGAATGGAGCTGGTAAAACAACACTGTTTAGAATGATTACAGGGTTGATAAAAAAAACATCTGGTGAAATATTGTTTATAGAAAATGGGAGTTATATAAAAGAGAAAAAAATTGCTGAATTAATAGGGTACCTTCCTCAGGATTTTGGGATGTATCCAGATTTTACAGTTTCCGATATTATGGAAGAAATTTCAATATTAAGAAATATAACAAAATCAAATAGAAAAGATGAAATAAATTTACTTTTAGAAAAAGTAAATTTATTAGAATACAAAAATAAAAAATACAAAGAATTATCAGGGGGAATGAAACGCAGGCTTGGATTAGCACAAGCAATGTTGGGTAATCCAAAGGTATTAATAGTGGATGAACCTACAGCTGGTGTTGATCCAAAGGAAAGGATATATATAAGGAAACTTTTGAGTGAATATGCAAAAGAAAATATTGTAATATTGTCTACACACCTAGTCGAGGATATTGAACACATTTGTGAAGAGTTATTAATTATTGAACAAGGGAAATTAATATATCAAGGGAAAATAGATGATTTGCTTTTGAAAGCATCAAACAATTTAGGAATTAAAGAGTTCTGTACTTTAGATGAATTTCAAGAATACTCATGCAACAATAATGTTTTTACATTTAGAAGGGAATGCAAAAAAATTATTGCTACGGTTTCTAAGAGTAACTCTGATATTAAAGAATTTAATGTGAGCCTTGAAGATGCATATATGTGGAAGATAAGTGAAGGGGAAAACCAATGA
- a CDS encoding DEAD/DEAH box helicase encodes MDSKLLEECRKILEFWKLEEYFTPVDSPKLLLAINEDGKEIPFDRYYNGQGENNLPLDAYKEYNEKHTKKNSMESKLFNRANLYCGCYKINSFLYKMAQVCELDLEKYEELNEISGEFYIFSVQIDLDGVITEEGFRISPFFYAILNIIKRKGIDADIRQVHIKELDENINDILKQKDYKILKFTDVDQIKKILFDNIEINSDEEIGLESYSNIKYACKGLRVEDESDYFKSFYLKDIETIQKHFIENENIIKYINALLGEENKIMIDTNVEKMKEWLSAECFPLAKYPSTFSPTLMQQIAINIATSEKNRNRDIFSVNGPPGTGKTTLLKEIIASNVEKLAERLIANGISGENFISHQIASTSTSNYNEKYYEIPKDISKYGILVVSNNNGAVENITLDLPKAKELKSEKTLSGYFDREKFDEIYFSRVADELIGESKEAWGLISARMGRKSYINDVLKNCIFAKKNDTEDKISLDLDKEKSISFEQATENYTKAKEKVLTIREEIKKDQKYLEDFYEEKNKLSDKKAALKFLKGNKDVTESDILKFKEQINELEKNIEEKKENLSFFKKILILLGIGKKGKDVLDLKRDISEKLLKIKEKEEELKSLEGEIEKETESLLEIESSFNEKKDAIYHNEDAIKNKYGSCFADNEFFESIEGAEESQNACPWTFREYDKAREELFYHALQVRKAFILESPYIKRNLFLYDAYNNGKFTIEEKKEMFPHLINALSIVIPVLSSTFASVGRFLKYAGNKSLGMLIIDEAGQAVPQSALGALYRTNNAVVVGDPLQIDPVVKIPKVVIDLLADSMGVAEEYKNIDNSVQLFADRVNEFNGKLGERIVGCPLVVHRRCIDPMFSISNMISYDNRMFNKTSNRSFYHNEEYPFLIKKSCWFDVKGEEIGGKNHFVKNQAEKVCELIEKAAISNKEFFNEYDKVFIITPFRSVSNSMREYLINYFIEKNVSAEKLKEWSENCIGTVHTFQGKDADEVLFMLGCSNKSIGAMKWVASKANILNVACTRARYRFAFIGNKKDWEYRKYFIDIISKFFNED; translated from the coding sequence ATGGATTCAAAACTTTTAGAAGAATGTAGAAAAATATTAGAATTTTGGAAACTTGAAGAATATTTCACGCCTGTAGACTCTCCAAAATTATTGCTAGCAATCAACGAAGATGGAAAAGAAATACCTTTTGATAGATATTATAATGGACAAGGTGAAAATAATCTTCCGTTAGATGCATACAAAGAATATAATGAAAAGCATACTAAAAAGAATTCTATGGAGAGTAAACTTTTTAACCGTGCTAATCTGTATTGTGGTTGTTACAAGATAAATTCCTTTTTATATAAGATGGCGCAAGTTTGCGAATTGGATTTGGAAAAATACGAAGAGCTAAATGAAATTTCTGGGGAATTCTATATATTTTCAGTTCAGATTGATTTAGATGGGGTTATTACTGAAGAAGGGTTTAGAATTAGTCCGTTTTTTTACGCTATTCTTAATATAATAAAACGCAAAGGAATTGATGCTGATATTAGACAAGTGCATATCAAAGAATTAGATGAAAATATAAATGATATTTTGAAACAAAAAGATTATAAAATACTTAAGTTTACGGATGTAGATCAAATAAAAAAAATATTATTTGATAATATTGAGATAAACTCAGATGAGGAAATTGGATTAGAAAGCTATTCAAATATTAAATATGCTTGCAAGGGATTAAGAGTAGAAGATGAATCAGACTATTTCAAAAGTTTTTATTTAAAGGATATCGAAACAATACAAAAGCACTTTATAGAAAATGAGAATATTATTAAATATATAAATGCTTTATTGGGTGAAGAAAATAAAATTATGATAGATACTAATGTTGAAAAGATGAAGGAATGGTTAAGTGCGGAGTGCTTTCCGCTAGCGAAGTACCCATCAACATTTTCTCCAACATTGATGCAACAAATTGCCATTAATATAGCTACCTCTGAAAAAAATAGAAATAGAGATATTTTTTCTGTAAATGGTCCTCCAGGTACGGGAAAGACTACTCTTCTTAAAGAAATCATCGCATCAAATGTTGAAAAACTTGCAGAGAGGCTAATTGCTAATGGAATTAGCGGGGAAAATTTCATATCTCATCAAATAGCATCCACTTCAACATCTAATTATAATGAGAAGTATTATGAAATACCAAAAGATATTTCAAAATATGGGATTTTAGTTGTATCAAACAATAATGGAGCTGTAGAAAATATCACACTCGATTTACCTAAGGCTAAAGAATTAAAAAGCGAAAAAACACTTAGTGGATATTTTGATAGAGAAAAGTTTGATGAAATTTATTTTTCACGGGTAGCAGACGAACTCATAGGTGAATCTAAAGAGGCATGGGGATTAATATCTGCTAGAATGGGAAGAAAATCATATATTAATGATGTATTAAAAAACTGTATATTTGCTAAGAAAAATGATACTGAAGATAAGATTTCCCTTGATTTAGATAAGGAAAAATCTATTTCGTTTGAGCAAGCAACAGAAAACTATACTAAAGCAAAAGAAAAGGTTTTAACAATACGAGAAGAAATTAAAAAAGATCAGAAATATCTAGAAGATTTTTACGAAGAAAAAAATAAGCTTTCTGATAAAAAAGCAGCACTTAAATTTTTAAAAGGAAATAAGGATGTTACTGAATCAGATATATTAAAATTTAAAGAACAAATCAACGAATTAGAAAAAAACATTGAAGAGAAAAAAGAAAATCTATCCTTTTTTAAAAAAATCTTAATACTATTAGGCATTGGAAAAAAAGGAAAAGACGTTTTAGATTTAAAGAGAGATATTTCAGAAAAACTTTTAAAAATTAAAGAAAAGGAAGAAGAATTAAAATCCTTAGAAGGTGAAATAGAAAAAGAAACTGAATCTCTTTTAGAAATAGAATCTTCATTTAATGAGAAAAAAGATGCGATTTACCATAATGAAGATGCAATAAAAAATAAATATGGAAGTTGTTTTGCAGATAATGAATTTTTCGAAAGCATTGAAGGAGCGGAAGAATCACAAAATGCGTGTCCATGGACATTTAGAGAGTATGATAAAGCGAGAGAAGAACTGTTTTACCATGCGTTGCAGGTTCGTAAAGCTTTCATTTTGGAATCTCCATATATTAAACGAAATTTATTTTTATATGATGCATATAATAATGGGAAATTTACTATTGAAGAGAAAAAGGAAATGTTCCCTCATTTAATTAATGCTTTATCGATTGTAATACCTGTATTATCATCAACATTTGCATCTGTAGGTAGATTTCTAAAGTATGCAGGGAACAAAAGTCTTGGTATGTTAATCATAGATGAAGCAGGTCAAGCTGTTCCGCAATCAGCACTTGGTGCATTGTATAGGACAAATAATGCAGTTGTGGTTGGAGATCCACTTCAGATAGATCCTGTTGTTAAAATTCCTAAAGTAGTAATTGATTTACTTGCAGATAGTATGGGGGTAGCAGAAGAATATAAGAATATTGATAACTCGGTGCAACTATTTGCAGATCGAGTTAATGAATTTAATGGAAAACTTGGAGAGAGAATAGTTGGCTGCCCTTTGGTTGTACATAGAAGGTGTATTGATCCAATGTTTTCTATATCTAATATGATTTCATATGATAACAGAATGTTTAATAAGACTAGTAATAGGAGTTTTTATCATAATGAAGAATATCCTTTTTTGATAAAAAAATCATGCTGGTTTGATGTAAAAGGAGAGGAGATAGGAGGGAAAAATCACTTTGTAAAAAATCAAGCTGAAAAAGTATGTGAGTTGATTGAAAAAGCAGCAATTAGTAATAAAGAGTTTTTTAATGAGTATGATAAAGTATTTATTATTACACCGTTTAGGAGTGTTTCTAATTCAATGCGAGAGTATTTAATAAATTATTTTATAGAAAAAAATGTTAGTGCAGAAAAATTGAAAGAATGGAGCGAAAATTGCATTGGTACAGTTCATACTTTTCAAGGAAAAGATGCAGATGAAGTATTGTTCATGCTAGGATGTTCTAATAAGAGCATTGGAGCAATGAAATGGGTGGCATCAAAAGCAAATATTTTAAATGTAGCCTGTACACGAGCTAGATATAGGTTTGCTTTTATTGGTAATAAAAAGGATTGGGAATATAGAAAGTATTTTATAGATATAATATCTAAATTTTTCAACGAAGATTAA
- a CDS encoding ABC transporter ATP-binding protein, translating to MSWIFYFINLFNLILQSTKFKIKVENGNIKYRDSIIEKNKISQEFIFNIFSIICAKLEYKIYKLLRTKEQENIKYNCDLISINLKNTLVISFINALMIATILCFGGIKVVLGQLSIGALVTFNIFSQKFITPITSIYRFPTEILDYKLSWSKIKQKIIETEILEDTGEDIVSIDKITFNEVSFKYNDILVLEKCEFQLKTGNMYALVGASGSGKSTIIKLILRLWDNYQGNVCINNKDIRNIKISSLRNKISYISQDIFLLNGTLRENLQSKKNEPDDCLIDILYKVNLGMWFEKLTNGLDTNLGENGAKISGGEKQRIVIARTILQKPQVIIFDEATSMLDEKTEENIISLIKKEFQNCLIIFITHRLRSINSVDSILVLDNGKIVEIGTFKELINNSESLFGKMFMRGANLSGDCN from the coding sequence ATGTCATGGATATTTTATTTTATTAATTTGTTCAATTTGATTTTACAATCTACCAAATTTAAAATTAAGGTTGAAAATGGAAATATTAAATACAGAGATAGTATTATAGAAAAAAATAAAATATCTCAAGAGTTTATATTTAACATATTTAGCATTATATGCGCAAAGCTTGAATATAAAATATATAAATTATTACGTACTAAAGAACAAGAAAACATTAAATATAACTGTGATTTAATATCGATAAATTTAAAAAATACATTAGTAATATCTTTCATTAACGCTTTAATGATTGCTACAATACTCTGCTTTGGCGGAATAAAAGTTGTGTTAGGACAATTATCTATTGGAGCGCTAGTTACATTTAATATTTTTTCTCAAAAATTTATTACTCCAATAACTAGTATATATAGGTTTCCGACAGAAATATTGGATTATAAGCTATCATGGAGTAAAATAAAGCAAAAAATTATTGAAACTGAGATACTTGAAGATACAGGAGAAGATATTGTCTCTATTGATAAAATAACTTTTAATGAAGTTAGTTTTAAATATAACGATATACTTGTATTGGAAAAATGTGAATTTCAATTGAAGACTGGAAATATGTATGCATTAGTCGGAGCTAGTGGCTCTGGAAAGTCAACCATTATTAAATTGATTCTTAGATTGTGGGATAATTATCAAGGAAATGTTTGTATCAATAATAAAGATATTCGAAATATAAAAATTAGTTCGTTGAGAAATAAAATTTCTTATATATCTCAAGATATATTTTTATTAAATGGTACATTAAGAGAAAACTTGCAATCGAAAAAAAATGAGCCAGATGATTGCTTAATAGACATTTTATATAAAGTTAATCTAGGCATGTGGTTTGAAAAATTGACAAACGGATTAGATACTAATTTAGGAGAAAATGGTGCTAAGATTTCTGGTGGAGAAAAACAACGTATTGTCATTGCTAGAACAATTTTACAAAAACCACAAGTAATAATTTTTGATGAGGCAACATCTATGTTAGATGAAAAGACTGAAGAAAATATAATTAGCTTAATAAAAAAAGAATTTCAAAATTGTTTGATAATCTTCATAACACATAGATTGAGATCTATAAATTCTGTAGATTCAATATTAGTTCTTGATAATGGCAAAATAGTAGAAATTGGAACTTTTAAAGAATTAATAAACAATAGTGAATCTTTGTTTGGAAAAATGTTTATGAGGGGAGCGAATTTAAGTGGAGATTGTAATTAA
- a CDS encoding single-stranded DNA-binding protein: MDYKTMRNQIEDMVSDNHKDFVKAVISMEKGINDESALDKLYEAYMDNDTVNLLHEEFDYMIEDLRGQGQIKDLPYVQEEKDNLINIIGNIVGEVNVVERENKNGEAFKVANFSVVSKDDEGNKVYHNCSAYGEKGEIPKDFKQGDFVKLFGQIRTFSDDNGKEHTNIRILSSKLLKAKEQMKGQDEKKESVLGAIKKYKAKDKEKPKEKNEASKEAEI, encoded by the coding sequence ATGGATTACAAAACAATGAGAAATCAGATAGAAGATATGGTAAGTGATAATCACAAGGACTTTGTTAAGGCGGTTATCAGCATGGAAAAAGGTATCAACGATGAAAGTGCTTTGGATAAGCTCTATGAGGCTTATATGGACAATGACACCGTTAATTTGCTGCATGAGGAATTTGACTATATGATTGAGGACTTAAGAGGACAGGGACAGATAAAAGACTTACCTTATGTTCAGGAAGAAAAGGATAATCTTATAAATATCATTGGAAATATTGTAGGAGAGGTTAATGTAGTTGAAAGGGAAAATAAGAACGGAGAAGCCTTTAAGGTGGCGAACTTCTCCGTAGTATCCAAAGATGATGAAGGAAATAAGGTGTATCATAATTGCTCCGCATACGGAGAAAAGGGTGAAATTCCAAAAGACTTTAAGCAGGGAGATTTTGTTAAGCTCTTTGGACAAATCAGAACTTTCAGCGATGATAACGGCAAGGAACATACTAACATCAGGATACTTTCTTCAAAGCTATTAAAGGCAAAGGAACAAATGAAAGGACAAGATGAAAAGAAAGAATCTGTACTTGGAGCAATAAAAAAGTATAAGGCTAAAGATAAAGAAAAGCCTAAAGAAAAGAATGAAGCATCAAAAGAAGCTGAGATATAA
- a CDS encoding sigma-70 family RNA polymerase sigma factor, which translates to MSNKEKYIYVKGNKIYVSDEVYRAYKKELNHEAHLKRLDRKHKVFNFGDFNTSIVDVADDTVDVEKIIETKMLIEDLYRALDSLNDEERKLIEALYFDDKTLTEVAKQGDTNPMKISRLRNRILEKLRKLLDK; encoded by the coding sequence ATGTCAAACAAAGAAAAATACATTTATGTTAAAGGTAATAAGATCTATGTCTCTGATGAAGTGTATAGAGCATATAAAAAAGAACTTAATCATGAAGCTCACTTGAAAAGATTGGATAGAAAACATAAGGTATTTAATTTTGGAGACTTTAACACAAGTATTGTAGATGTTGCCGATGACACAGTAGATGTTGAAAAAATCATTGAAACTAAAATGCTGATAGAAGATCTGTATCGTGCATTGGACAGTCTAAATGATGAAGAGAGAAAGTTAATCGAAGCACTATATTTTGATGATAAAACTCTCACAGAAGTTGCAAAGCAAGGTGATACGAATCCGATGAAAATCAGTAGACTAAGAAATAGGATTTTAGAGAAACTGAGAAAACTTTTGGATAAGTAA
- a CDS encoding recombinase family protein, giving the protein MSKNTLNVNSFKVAMYLRLSQDDEKYDKNFKVESNSISNKRLQIKDYIANQQDMELAKEYIDDGYSGINFERPAFKAMMEDVITGNINCIIVKDLSRFGRDYIDSGRYLQRVFPSLDVRFIALNDNYDSFTASETEKNLVIPFKNFINDNYCRDTSAKVRSVCKVKRKQGQFISNYTPYGYEKDKEDKHKIVIDKEVEYVVQKIFTMKLEGYSSFSIAKHLNDNGILSPMEYKKSKGIRYKTGFSTKAVAKWDTPAINRILTNEIYIGTLQQGKREKVNYKLDKVVSKDRSDWIEIEDNHEAIIDTNDFEIVQKLLKCDIKARNIGEKADIFSGLLFCKDCNSQMTKKVDRRGKNPTIYYICSMYNKGKSCSRHSIKQEELKKTVLETIRHYINSLGKYEVISEKVREMEISYELFKKIDKRQEHTKKSKAKFELLKSSLFQDLKEGLISEEEFYDMREFYTNRIVESELILERQDKEIARLYKKSIGNQNFFSEIKKYKNINTLERGLLVRLIDKIYVLENQRIEIHFNYDETLDIFDKLNSYPLQTQERIREVV; this is encoded by the coding sequence ATGTCTAAAAATACTTTAAATGTAAATAGTTTTAAGGTGGCGATGTATCTTAGATTATCTCAGGACGATGAAAAATATGACAAAAATTTCAAGGTAGAGAGCAATAGTATTTCTAATAAAAGGTTACAAATAAAAGATTATATTGCTAATCAGCAAGATATGGAACTTGCAAAAGAATATATAGATGATGGATATTCAGGAATAAACTTTGAAAGACCGGCTTTTAAGGCAATGATGGAAGATGTCATTACTGGAAATATTAACTGTATTATTGTAAAAGACTTATCGAGATTTGGAAGAGATTATATTGATAGCGGAAGATACTTACAAAGAGTATTTCCTTCTCTTGATGTGAGGTTTATTGCTTTAAATGACAACTATGACAGCTTTACAGCAAGTGAAACGGAAAAGAACTTAGTTATTCCTTTTAAGAACTTTATCAATGATAACTATTGTAGAGATACATCTGCAAAGGTAAGAAGTGTTTGCAAGGTCAAGAGAAAACAAGGACAGTTTATATCAAACTACACCCCTTATGGCTATGAAAAAGATAAAGAAGATAAGCACAAAATTGTAATAGATAAAGAAGTAGAGTATGTAGTGCAAAAAATCTTTACTATGAAGCTTGAGGGTTATAGTTCATTTTCTATTGCAAAACACTTAAATGATAATGGAATATTATCTCCTATGGAATACAAGAAATCAAAGGGGATTAGGTATAAGACAGGCTTTAGTACAAAAGCTGTTGCTAAGTGGGATACACCTGCTATTAATCGCATTCTAACCAATGAAATCTATATTGGAACGCTTCAACAAGGGAAAAGAGAGAAGGTAAACTATAAGCTTGATAAAGTTGTTTCTAAAGATAGAAGTGATTGGATTGAAATTGAAGATAACCACGAGGCAATTATTGATACCAATGATTTCGAGATTGTGCAGAAACTTTTAAAATGCGACATAAAGGCAAGAAATATAGGTGAAAAGGCAGATATATTTTCCGGACTTTTATTTTGTAAGGATTGTAATTCACAAATGACAAAGAAAGTAGATAGAAGAGGAAAGAATCCTACAATCTACTATATTTGCTCTATGTATAATAAGGGGAAGTCATGCAGCAGGCACTCTATTAAGCAGGAAGAACTGAAAAAGACGGTTCTTGAAACCATTCGTCACTATATAAACTCGCTTGGGAAATACGAAGTTATTTCTGAAAAAGTAAGAGAAATGGAAATCTCTTATGAATTATTCAAAAAAATAGATAAAAGACAAGAACATACGAAAAAAAGTAAAGCGAAGTTTGAGCTTTTAAAATCATCCTTGTTTCAGGATTTAAAAGAAGGTCTTATTTCTGAAGAAGAATTTTACGATATGAGAGAGTTTTATACCAATCGTATTGTAGAAAGCGAGCTGATTTTAGAAAGACAGGATAAAGAAATTGCAAGGCTGTATAAAAAGAGTATAGGTAATCAGAACTTCTTTTCTGAAATTAAGAAGTATAAAAATATCAATACTTTAGAAAGAGGACTTCTTGTAAGGTTAATAGATAAAATATATGTCTTGGAAAATCAAAGGATAGAAATTCATTTTAACTACGATGAAACTTTAGATATATTTGATAAATTAAATAGCTACCCACTTCAAACACAAGAAAGAATCAGGGAGGTGGTGTAG
- a CDS encoding IS256 family transposase: MAREKKPVHKVVMTEGKRNIVRQLLQEYPIETAADIQDALKDLLGSTIKEMMEAELDNHLGYGKSERSDSDDYRNGYKSKRLNSSYGSMNVDVPQDRNSTFEPQVVKKRQKDISTIEQKIISMYAKGLTTRQISDTIEDIYGFETSEGFISDVTDKLLPQIEDWQNRPLDSVYPILYIDAIHYSVRVEGIIKKLAAYVILGINSEGKKEVLSINIGENESAKYWLSVLNDLKNRGINDVLIICADGLSGIKEAIAAAFPKTEYQRCIVHMVRNTLRYVPSKDMKPFANDLKTIYHAPNEKLGREALDKVNNKWEDKYPNAMKRWYDNWDCVSPIFKFSAAVRKVIYTTNAIESLNSTYRKLNRQRSVFPNETSLLKALYLATFEATKKWTNSLRDWGKVHNEFCIMYPGRIE, encoded by the coding sequence ATGGCAAGAGAAAAGAAACCAGTACACAAAGTAGTTATGACTGAAGGAAAAAGAAATATTGTGCGACAGTTACTGCAAGAGTATCCAATTGAAACCGCTGCAGATATTCAAGATGCTCTTAAAGATCTTCTTGGTAGCACAATTAAAGAGATGATGGAAGCAGAGCTTGATAATCATCTTGGTTATGGTAAATCAGAACGTTCTGATTCTGATGACTATAGAAATGGATACAAATCTAAACGTCTCAATTCAAGTTATGGTTCTATGAACGTTGATGTTCCTCAGGATAGAAATTCTACCTTTGAACCACAAGTAGTTAAAAAAAGACAAAAGGACATTTCTACAATCGAGCAGAAGATAATTTCTATGTATGCTAAGGGACTCACTACAAGACAGATTTCTGACACTATAGAAGACATATATGGATTTGAAACATCAGAGGGATTTATCTCTGATGTTACAGATAAACTTCTCCCTCAGATTGAAGATTGGCAAAACAGACCTCTTGATTCTGTATATCCTATTCTCTATATAGATGCCATTCATTACTCTGTAAGAGTCGAAGGCATAATTAAGAAACTTGCAGCATATGTGATTCTAGGAATAAACTCTGAAGGAAAAAAAGAAGTACTTAGTATAAACATAGGAGAAAATGAAAGTGCTAAATACTGGCTGTCAGTGCTTAATGATCTTAAGAACAGAGGGATTAATGATGTACTTATAATTTGTGCTGATGGATTAAGTGGAATAAAAGAAGCTATAGCAGCTGCATTCCCTAAGACTGAATACCAAAGGTGTATAGTGCATATGGTAAGAAACACACTTAGATATGTTCCAAGTAAGGACATGAAGCCTTTTGCCAATGATCTTAAGACAATATACCATGCACCTAATGAAAAGCTTGGAAGAGAGGCTCTGGATAAGGTAAATAATAAATGGGAAGATAAATATCCTAACGCAATGAAACGATGGTACGATAATTGGGACTGTGTATCACCGATATTCAAGTTTTCTGCTGCTGTCAGAAAGGTAATATATACTACAAACGCTATAGAATCATTAAATTCTACATACCGAAAGTTGAATAGACAAAGAAGTGTTTTTCCTAATGAAACATCGCTTCTTAAAGCACTTTATCTTGCTACATTTGAAGCTACTAAAAAGTGGACAAACAGCCTCAGAGACTGGGGAAAAGTACATAATGAGTTCTGTATAATGTACCCAGGAAGAATAGAGTAA
- a CDS encoding IS30 family transposase, which yields MDNLYSNIEIHKHQRGKHLNFEDRCTIKHLTNEGKSLRYIAKELNCSPSTVMYELRRGTIEKTSAKGRPSAYIPTRGQKRYEENRKNSHRKYRASYVSKFMESITDYFINKGWSVDSSVGYAKRKKLYSKDKMMCTKSIYNAIWRGDVGITPSMLPEALKRNTKANRSIKNKRILGTSIEKRPDIVNEKVEFGHWEIDTVVPLKNKHEAVMLTLIEKVTRYYITIKIPGKESDAVNNAINSLKEEYGYNFSKVFKTITSDNGSEFAKLNEYDDEETSIYFTHPYSSWERAQNERCNRILRKYIPKGESIEGYTEEEILSVSDIINSKPRKVLQYFTSEELFEAQLDKLYSIG from the coding sequence ATGGACAACTTATATTCTAACATTGAAATACACAAACATCAAAGGGGTAAACATCTTAATTTTGAAGATCGCTGTACAATTAAACACCTAACGAACGAAGGTAAATCTCTTCGTTACATAGCTAAAGAGCTTAACTGCTCACCCTCTACCGTTATGTACGAACTTAGAAGAGGAACCATTGAGAAAACCTCTGCTAAAGGAAGACCATCAGCATATATCCCAACTAGAGGTCAGAAACGATACGAAGAGAACAGAAAAAATTCGCACAGAAAGTATCGGGCTTCTTATGTTAGCAAATTCATGGAATCTATTACTGACTACTTCATCAATAAGGGGTGGTCAGTAGATAGTAGCGTTGGCTATGCCAAAAGAAAAAAGCTATACTCTAAGGATAAAATGATGTGCACTAAGTCCATATATAACGCTATCTGGAGAGGCGATGTAGGTATTACACCATCTATGCTTCCTGAAGCTCTTAAGCGAAATACAAAAGCGAATAGGAGTATAAAGAATAAGCGAATACTTGGTACTAGCATTGAAAAAAGACCAGATATTGTTAATGAAAAAGTTGAGTTCGGACATTGGGAAATTGATACGGTAGTACCTTTAAAGAATAAGCATGAGGCCGTAATGCTTACACTGATAGAGAAAGTAACAAGATACTACATAACTATCAAAATACCAGGAAAAGAATCCGATGCAGTTAATAATGCCATAAATAGCCTTAAGGAAGAATATGGCTATAACTTTAGCAAAGTGTTCAAAACAATAACTTCTGATAACGGAAGTGAGTTTGCAAAGCTTAATGAGTATGATGATGAAGAAACAAGTATATACTTTACTCATCCATATAGTTCTTGGGAGAGAGCCCAAAATGAAAGATGTAACAGAATTCTAAGAAAGTATATCCCAAAAGGAGAATCTATTGAAGGATATACAGAGGAAGAGATTCTATCAGTATCAGATATCATAAACTCTAAGCCAAGAAAAGTGCTCCAATACTTTACATCAGAAGAATTGTTTGAAGCCCAACTTGATAAACTGTATTCAATTGGATAA